The Desulfohalovibrio reitneri genome contains a region encoding:
- a CDS encoding phosphoribosyltransferase, with translation MAEVHECEGLRDREGVFEDRWDAAERLAAMLAPHYEGSDQAIILAIPAGGVPVGLVLARRLDLPLDLLLVRKLKIPGNTEAGFAATGLDGNIFYNRELMARLGLGEHDEEVEREREAVMEDLRERNLAFRGGEGFPDVSGKTCILADDGLASGFTMRAGVNAVRKQGAARVVVAVPTSPWRTIEWLRGEADEVYCANVRTSWTFAVASAYRQWRDLERPEVMEMLRRHRAGKPDRP, from the coding sequence ATGGCGGAAGTGCACGAGTGCGAGGGCCTGCGCGACAGGGAAGGCGTTTTCGAGGACAGGTGGGACGCGGCCGAGCGGCTGGCGGCCATGCTGGCCCCCCATTACGAGGGCAGCGACCAAGCCATTATCCTGGCCATTCCGGCGGGCGGCGTGCCCGTGGGGCTGGTGCTGGCCCGGCGGCTGGACCTGCCCCTGGACCTGCTGCTGGTGCGCAAGCTCAAGATTCCCGGCAACACCGAGGCGGGCTTCGCGGCCACGGGGCTGGACGGAAACATCTTCTACAATCGCGAGTTGATGGCCCGGCTTGGGCTGGGCGAGCACGACGAAGAGGTGGAGCGGGAGCGCGAGGCCGTCATGGAGGACCTGCGGGAGCGCAACCTGGCCTTCCGGGGCGGCGAGGGCTTCCCCGACGTCTCCGGCAAGACCTGCATCCTGGCGGACGACGGCCTGGCCTCCGGGTTCACCATGCGCGCCGGGGTCAACGCCGTGCGCAAGCAGGGCGCGGCCCGGGTGGTGGTGGCCGTGCCCACCTCGCCCTGGCGGACCATCGAATGGCTGCGGGGCGAGGCGGACGAGGTCTACTGCGCCAACGTGCGCACCTCCTGGACCTTCGCCGTGGCCTCGGCCTACCGCCAGTGGCGCGACCTGGAGCGCCCGGAGGTCATGGAGATGCTGCGCCGCCACCGCGCGGGCAAGCCTGACCGCCCTTGA